Proteins from a single region of Primulina tabacum isolate GXHZ01 chromosome 5, ASM2559414v2, whole genome shotgun sequence:
- the LOC142545490 gene encoding remorin 4.2-like → MILILYPFTYRHTHKIQKHNFQMLNNEIRSFITSNPTTNSNLRETPSIRDIHALTPSPREPWETNSRRLSSYLSTESSSNYSDDRDNRSFARISSDQFSALVTVGSTEPELSPSYRSIGEDGHTHEESTNPLAIMLTGTRERDHGDIRNNGEASAQSVKKEEVECKIDAWQNAEISKINNRFKREIAVIKGVEDEQVEEATLWMKKVERKLEEKRAKALEKMQNDMAKAQRKAVETRASAEAKRGMRAAKVLEIANLMRVVGRPPVKRSFF, encoded by the exons ATGATTCTAATCCTTTATCCTTTCACATATCgtcacacacacaaaattcagaAGCACAATTTCCAAATGTTGAATAATGAAATTAGAAGTTTTATCACCTCCAATCCAACCACAAATAGCAATCTTAGGGAAACTCCCAGCATTAGAGACATACATGCTCTAACCCCATCTCCTCGAGAACCTTGGGAAACAAATAGTCGTAGATTATCGTCGTACCTATCCACGGAATCATCATCCAACTACAGTGATGATCGCGACAATCGGAGTTTCGCTAGAATTAGCAGTGATCAATTCAGCGCTTTGGTCACTGTGGGTTCCACAGAGCCCGAGCTGAGCCCGAGTTATAGGAGCATCGGAGAGGATGGTCATACACATGAGGAAAGTACTAACCCCTTGGCTATCATGCTAACGGGTACTCGTGAACGTGACCATGGTGATATTCGTAACAACGGCGAAGCGTCCGCGCAAAGCGTGAAGAAAGAGGAGGTGGAATGTAAGATCGATGCATGGCAAAATGCTGAGATATCCAAGATTAACAATCGTTTCAAGAGGGAGATTGCGGTAATCAAAGGTGTGGAGGATGAGCAAGTTGAGGAGGCCACTTTATGGATGAAGAAAGTTGAG aGAAAGCTAGAGGAGAAGAGAGCAAAAGCCCTTGAGAAAATGCAAAATGATATGGCAAAAGCTCAGAGAAAAGCCGTGGAAACGAGGGCATCTGCCGAGGCCAAGAGAGGTATGCGGGCCGCTAAAGTTCTCGAAATCGCCAATTTGATGAGAGTAGTCGGACGACCTCCCGTCAAACGATCTTTCttttag